From Spirosoma aerolatum, one genomic window encodes:
- a CDS encoding SusC/RagA family TonB-linked outer membrane protein: MRSRLTNTTLSGLLAGVLLSGPQLASSQTIAMARQQTRATATSPIVVTRRLADVLGDLKNRYQTDILFEDRTIANLTVPADILAGSPSLENALSRLLKPFNLRYKQVKPGTWVVLNRKVSATSADDRLPITSSAEPGLSETNPLNTSQSVSTTASIMVVPEDISISGTVRGSDSNGPLPGVSVVVKGTNRGTTTDANGRYQISVPEPAGGASTLTLVFSYVGYVAQEVVVNNSSEINVQLQENNQSLNEVVVVGYGTVRKSDLTGSVTSLKAQDLTRGTNVNLQQTLIGRSPGVQIYQKSGEPSATMSVQIRGITSITGNNDPLYVVDGLPVNDGTAIGSASAGGTTSNPNNRTPLNSLNPSDIESIEILKDASASAIYGSRGANGVVIITTKKGKDGKLKVEYNGTYGVQKVAHTQQFMTGDEYTRVINEIIDLGKLSTPKVAGPNANTDWQSLLLREAPIQSHDLSFSGAGGNTKYYISVGYFNQDGIMLKSGTRRYNARMNLENGVALKYNVGLSLTTSYTRDYYNATGVGLNDNASALYMAQNYDPTAPPYNADGSFYRSPLMAPMDNPLAVINGQYGMGDTYRTFGNIYAEYFLMPSLSAKVRVGVDLNDNQRYFWIDPTTLTGLSYNGYADVRDGKRSYYLAEGTLNFNKEFKNHRIVAVVGSTYERYTSSSLIANSRSFALPDLTFDALGTGDNTLNGVGSGRQENKLVSFLGRVNYSFMGKYLITASLRADGSARFGPNKQFGYFPSAAVAWRIQDEDFLKNSQTISELKFRASYGATGNQPTANYLYFSTYSAGRNAVFNGTKVSSLQPSRSANPDLQWESAVQADIGIDFGFFNGRLSGSLDYYNRKTSNLLYDIPQPASTGFGSRTENVGSMRNTGLEFALKGVVLNKSDLKLDVGFNITTLKNRVLSLGNVSQSIGSGPGSIGQVSILKPGESIGSFYGYLVDGVWQTGDDFGQAQTGVRPGDLKYRDLDGNKVINASDRVILGKSLPDFYYGFNTSLSYKALVLDVFFEGSQGAKMLNSSLVDSYYPVDYRRNKLAVPYLNRWTPTNPTNDYPSFLPNDVQGQRQVTNKTVEDASYLRLQAIRISYKLPLPKNRYISSASVFVNGQNLATFTKYTGADPAANALGDNILRIDYNTYPLTRTFTGGLNLQF, from the coding sequence ATGCGTTCACGTTTAACCAACACTACGCTGTCAGGTCTGCTTGCGGGTGTGTTGCTGAGCGGGCCACAACTCGCTAGCAGCCAGACCATCGCTATGGCCCGACAACAGACCCGCGCAACGGCGACGTCGCCCATCGTTGTGACCCGTCGACTGGCCGATGTTCTGGGCGATCTGAAAAATCGGTATCAGACCGACATCCTATTTGAAGATCGGACCATCGCCAACTTAACCGTACCGGCGGATATTTTGGCTGGAAGCCCATCACTGGAAAATGCGTTGAGTCGTCTGTTAAAGCCGTTTAACCTGCGATATAAACAGGTGAAGCCCGGCACATGGGTAGTGTTGAATCGAAAAGTATCAGCCACTTCAGCCGATGACCGATTGCCCATAACCTCATCGGCCGAGCCAGGGTTGTCCGAGACGAATCCGCTCAATACGAGTCAGTCCGTTTCAACTACGGCATCGATCATGGTTGTGCCCGAAGATATTTCCATTAGCGGAACGGTTCGGGGGAGTGATAGCAATGGTCCGTTGCCAGGGGTGAGTGTGGTTGTGAAAGGTACTAACCGGGGTACCACAACCGATGCGAATGGTCGTTATCAGATTAGTGTTCCCGAACCGGCTGGCGGGGCATCAACACTTACGCTGGTGTTTTCCTACGTAGGATACGTGGCCCAGGAAGTGGTTGTCAATAATAGCTCCGAGATTAATGTCCAGCTTCAGGAAAACAATCAGTCGCTCAACGAGGTGGTTGTGGTGGGCTATGGTACGGTTCGTAAAAGTGATCTGACCGGTTCGGTCACATCGCTGAAAGCACAGGACTTGACCCGTGGCACCAATGTGAACTTGCAGCAAACGCTGATTGGCCGGTCGCCGGGGGTTCAGATTTACCAGAAAAGTGGCGAACCAAGCGCTACCATGAGCGTACAGATTCGGGGTATTACCTCCATTACGGGCAATAATGATCCGTTGTATGTAGTAGACGGGCTACCCGTCAATGACGGTACCGCTATCGGGTCGGCTAGTGCTGGAGGAACAACCAGTAATCCTAACAATCGGACGCCGTTGAATAGTCTGAATCCATCTGATATTGAGTCCATTGAGATTCTGAAAGATGCTTCAGCTTCGGCAATTTACGGGTCCAGGGGGGCTAATGGCGTGGTAATCATCACCACAAAAAAAGGGAAAGATGGCAAGTTGAAAGTGGAGTATAATGGTACCTACGGCGTACAGAAAGTGGCTCATACCCAACAATTCATGACAGGCGATGAGTATACAAGAGTCATTAACGAAATCATCGACCTGGGCAAACTGAGCACTCCCAAAGTGGCGGGGCCAAACGCCAATACAGACTGGCAAAGTCTGTTGCTGCGCGAAGCACCTATTCAATCGCACGACCTGTCGTTTAGCGGAGCGGGTGGCAATACCAAATACTATATCTCGGTAGGGTACTTCAATCAGGATGGTATCATGCTGAAATCGGGCACTCGTCGGTACAACGCCCGCATGAATCTGGAGAATGGGGTTGCGCTAAAATATAACGTAGGACTTAGCCTGACGACCTCCTATACCCGCGATTATTACAACGCTACCGGCGTAGGGCTGAACGACAACGCCAGTGCTCTGTATATGGCGCAGAATTACGACCCAACGGCGCCCCCATATAATGCCGATGGCTCATTTTACCGCTCCCCATTAATGGCCCCAATGGACAATCCACTGGCCGTGATCAATGGGCAATATGGTATGGGCGACACCTACCGTACCTTTGGAAACATTTATGCCGAATACTTTCTGATGCCTTCATTATCAGCCAAAGTGCGGGTTGGTGTTGACCTGAACGATAACCAGCGGTATTTCTGGATTGATCCGACGACCTTAACCGGGTTGTCGTACAACGGCTATGCTGACGTACGCGATGGGAAACGGAGTTACTATCTGGCCGAAGGAACGCTGAACTTCAACAAGGAATTTAAGAATCACCGCATCGTTGCCGTTGTCGGGTCTACCTATGAGCGGTATACATCCAGCTCGCTGATCGCCAATTCCCGCTCCTTTGCCCTGCCCGACCTGACGTTCGATGCACTCGGTACCGGCGACAATACACTAAATGGCGTGGGCAGTGGTCGTCAGGAAAACAAGCTGGTTTCGTTTCTGGGGCGTGTCAATTACTCTTTTATGGGTAAATACCTGATTACAGCGTCGCTCCGGGCGGATGGCTCTGCCCGTTTCGGTCCAAACAAACAGTTTGGCTATTTCCCATCGGCAGCTGTGGCCTGGCGCATACAGGATGAAGATTTTCTGAAAAATAGCCAGACCATTAGTGAGTTGAAATTTCGGGCTAGTTACGGTGCTACGGGGAATCAGCCGACGGCCAACTACCTCTATTTTTCGACCTACTCGGCGGGACGTAATGCCGTATTCAATGGCACTAAGGTTAGCTCGTTGCAACCATCGCGTAGTGCCAATCCCGATTTACAATGGGAATCGGCGGTTCAGGCCGATATAGGTATCGATTTCGGTTTCTTCAACGGTCGGCTGAGTGGTAGTCTGGACTACTATAACCGCAAGACGTCCAATCTCTTGTACGACATTCCGCAACCCGCCAGCACCGGCTTCGGAAGCCGCACCGAGAACGTGGGTAGTATGCGTAATACAGGCCTGGAGTTTGCCCTGAAAGGTGTTGTGCTGAACAAATCGGACCTGAAGCTGGATGTGGGGTTCAATATTACAACGCTGAAGAACCGGGTATTGAGCCTTGGTAACGTCAGTCAGTCAATCGGGTCGGGACCAGGTAGTATCGGGCAGGTAAGCATTCTGAAACCGGGCGAATCCATCGGATCATTTTACGGCTACCTGGTTGATGGTGTATGGCAAACCGGCGATGATTTTGGGCAGGCACAAACCGGCGTTCGGCCCGGCGACCTGAAATACCGCGATCTGGATGGCAATAAAGTCATCAACGCCAGCGACCGGGTTATTCTGGGGAAATCGCTGCCCGATTTTTATTATGGATTCAATACCAGTCTATCCTACAAAGCTCTGGTGCTGGATGTATTTTTTGAGGGATCACAGGGAGCAAAAATGCTAAACAGCAGTCTGGTCGATTCATACTATCCAGTCGATTATCGGCGGAACAAGCTGGCCGTACCCTACCTGAATCGCTGGACGCCCACCAACCCCACCAACGACTACCCGTCGTTCCTACCCAACGATGTGCAGGGGCAACGGCAGGTGACCAACAAAACGGTGGAAGATGCTTCCTATTTGCGGTTACAGGCTATACGGATTTCGTACAAGTTGCCTTTGCCAAAAAATCGCTACATCAGCAGTGCATCGGTATTCGTAAACGGGCAGAACCTGGCCACATTTACGAAGTATACAGGAGCTGATCCAGCGGCCAATGCGCTGGGCGACAATATTTTGCGGATCGATTACAATACCTACCCCTTAACCCGAACCTTTACCGGCGGTCTGAACCTTCAGTTCTAA
- a CDS encoding FecR family protein translates to MKPATMRETLFEHFAGRSTALQRTMIADWLQEPANQTQYVAWLDEWEQQHLQYLADEDTAFHQLTSRIEAWKQQQQPVYEPDQLPTIRPLISRPWWLAAAVVTLCLLAGGYAGREKLLYQTVETAFGETRQVILPDGSQVTLNAHSSLRIPRFGFVNKTRAVWLTGEAAFSVKHTLTHQRFVVHTNRGVEVEVLGTEFDVYDRPGGTKVVLSKGAIQLNYTNTAKPIRQLRLKPGDAVQVDSAGHLTQTHTAEPEISTAWLNHRFVFKSTSVREIAELLRDTYNLRVVLKNSDLASRTVTGSFEANNADEFLQVVAELLEINYKQKDNTVTFFE, encoded by the coding sequence ATGAAACCGGCCACTATGAGAGAAACGCTGTTCGAGCACTTTGCAGGACGCTCAACGGCCCTGCAACGAACGATGATTGCTGACTGGCTACAGGAGCCTGCCAATCAGACGCAATATGTAGCCTGGCTTGATGAGTGGGAGCAGCAGCATTTGCAATACCTTGCCGACGAAGACACCGCCTTTCATCAACTGACAAGCCGTATTGAAGCCTGGAAACAACAGCAGCAACCTGTCTATGAACCTGATCAATTGCCCACAATTCGCCCGCTGATTAGTCGACCCTGGTGGCTGGCTGCAGCTGTCGTTACCTTATGCCTGCTGGCAGGAGGGTATGCAGGCCGGGAAAAATTATTGTACCAAACTGTTGAAACAGCATTTGGCGAAACTCGGCAGGTGATTCTCCCGGATGGATCACAGGTAACGCTCAATGCCCATTCCTCACTTCGGATTCCAAGGTTCGGTTTTGTCAATAAAACGCGGGCGGTGTGGCTAACCGGCGAGGCCGCCTTTTCGGTCAAACATACGCTTACGCATCAACGCTTTGTGGTGCATACGAACCGGGGGGTTGAGGTTGAAGTGCTGGGAACGGAATTTGACGTATATGATCGGCCGGGGGGCACAAAAGTGGTATTGAGCAAGGGGGCTATCCAACTCAATTATACCAATACCGCCAAGCCCATTCGGCAACTGCGGCTGAAACCGGGCGATGCTGTACAGGTTGATTCTGCAGGGCATTTAACCCAGACCCACACAGCGGAGCCTGAGATCAGTACTGCCTGGCTCAACCATCGATTTGTATTTAAGAGTACATCTGTTCGTGAAATCGCGGAGCTTCTGCGCGATACATATAATCTGCGCGTGGTGTTGAAAAACAGCGATTTAGCCAGCCGGACCGTTACGGGCTCCTTTGAGGCTAACAATGCCGACGAGTTTCTGCAAGTAGTGGCAGAACTACTGGAAATCAACTACAAACAGAAAGACAACACGGTCACTTTTTTCGAATAA
- a CDS encoding RNA polymerase sigma-70 factor — protein sequence MSENLPGRSNVPNPFHKPEAEPMVMDAEFLIRQTFETDARRGYELLFRRYYRALCSQAVRFVHSRTIAEDLVSEVFFSFWKNQVHQHITTTYQAYLYSAVRKRAYTYLRQEFQQESIPAVETEETDTLAVLNPEQLLQYTELYQRIEKTVRALPPQCQRVFVMSRFEGKKHREIADELQISPKTIEAHLSRALSQLRQTLQLGLFCWLTAILFVQPSTQPSHPVSAKTVVTQ from the coding sequence ATGTCCGAAAATCTACCTGGTCGATCCAACGTTCCCAATCCGTTTCATAAACCGGAGGCTGAGCCTATGGTCATGGATGCCGAATTCCTGATTCGGCAAACGTTTGAAACCGATGCTCGTCGCGGTTATGAACTGCTGTTCCGGCGTTATTACCGGGCGTTGTGCAGCCAGGCAGTTCGGTTTGTGCATTCGCGCACCATAGCCGAAGATTTGGTGAGCGAGGTGTTTTTCAGTTTCTGGAAAAATCAGGTACATCAGCATATTACCACGACCTATCAGGCTTACCTGTATTCGGCGGTGCGAAAGCGGGCCTATACCTACCTACGCCAAGAGTTTCAGCAGGAATCGATCCCGGCAGTTGAAACCGAAGAAACCGATACACTAGCGGTGCTGAATCCCGAGCAACTTCTTCAGTATACTGAGCTTTATCAGCGGATTGAAAAGACCGTTCGGGCCTTACCTCCCCAGTGTCAGCGCGTGTTTGTGATGAGCCGCTTCGAGGGAAAGAAGCATCGCGAAATTGCCGATGAACTTCAGATTTCGCCTAAGACCATTGAAGCACACTTAAGCCGGGCGCTCTCGCAACTGCGGCAAACACTTCAGTTAGGTCTGTTCTGCTGGCTAACGGCCATTCTCTTTGTTCAACCATCCACCCAACCGAGCCATCCTGTATCGGCGAAAACCGTTGTAACCCAATGA
- a CDS encoding alpha/beta fold hydrolase has translation MNNMENASAFQHQQIKVEGVSLHVVSNTCTHKPPVLFLHGFPENWQSFDVIMTGLQTDFHVIALDLPGIGQSEKIAGNDKKTIATYVKGVIDALGLSEVTLVGHDVGGMIAYAYLHTYPNELAKAVIMNVAVPAIDPWARVKQNPNVWHFRFNTIPDLPETLVMDRQRPFFDYFFNTISAKPDQITEQARNTYAGAYTGYDALRTAFEWYRAFPQDEKDNEATKDQTITTPVLYLRGEHEYGNMDEYLNGFRSGGLANIQGQLITGSGHYAPDEAPGDVVRLLKEFLR, from the coding sequence ATGAATAACATGGAAAATGCTTCCGCTTTTCAGCACCAGCAAATCAAAGTAGAAGGTGTGTCGCTACACGTAGTTTCTAACACCTGCACCCACAAACCGCCTGTACTGTTTCTGCATGGATTTCCCGAAAATTGGCAGTCTTTTGACGTGATCATGACGGGGCTTCAGACCGATTTTCATGTGATAGCCCTTGATTTACCCGGCATTGGCCAATCCGAGAAAATTGCTGGCAATGACAAAAAGACCATTGCGACGTATGTGAAAGGCGTGATCGATGCGCTGGGGTTGAGTGAAGTAACGTTGGTCGGGCACGATGTTGGCGGCATGATTGCGTACGCCTACTTGCACACCTACCCAAATGAACTGGCGAAAGCGGTTATCATGAATGTAGCGGTTCCGGCCATCGATCCCTGGGCACGGGTAAAGCAGAATCCGAATGTCTGGCATTTTCGGTTCAACACCATTCCCGACCTGCCCGAAACGTTGGTGATGGATCGGCAGCGACCATTTTTCGACTACTTCTTCAACACCATATCGGCGAAACCAGACCAGATTACGGAGCAGGCCCGGAACACCTATGCCGGCGCCTACACAGGTTACGACGCCCTGCGCACGGCTTTCGAATGGTACCGAGCCTTCCCTCAAGATGAAAAAGACAATGAAGCCACAAAAGATCAGACCATCACAACCCCGGTGCTATACCTGCGGGGTGAGCATGAATATGGCAATATGGACGAGTATCTGAATGGTTTTCGGAGTGGCGGTTTGGCCAACATACAGGGGCAACTGATTACCGGCAGTGGCCACTACGCTCCCGACGAAGCTCCCGGCGACGTGGTGCGCCTATTGAAGGAGTTTTTGAGATAG
- a CDS encoding EVE domain-containing protein gives MEAIRCESRKNIGYWGREKTGMNESQQYWIAVASKDHVMRGVSGGFIQANHGKKAPLQRTKPDDWVIFYSPKQVLEQDEKCQSFTAIGQATNEAIYQVTMTDDFAPFRRNVRFYDCREASILPLINDLDFIQNKKSWGYPFRVGFFEIGKKDFDLIRKQMLNDTHE, from the coding sequence ATGGAAGCGATCCGCTGCGAAAGTCGGAAAAATATCGGTTATTGGGGACGAGAAAAAACAGGCATGAACGAGTCTCAACAATACTGGATTGCCGTTGCTTCGAAAGACCACGTCATGCGGGGTGTTTCGGGTGGATTTATACAGGCGAATCACGGGAAAAAAGCCCCGTTGCAACGGACAAAGCCCGACGACTGGGTAATCTTTTATTCGCCTAAGCAGGTACTGGAACAGGACGAAAAATGCCAGTCGTTTACCGCTATCGGACAGGCGACCAACGAAGCGATTTACCAGGTCACTATGACCGACGATTTTGCCCCATTCCGGCGTAACGTCCGATTTTATGATTGCCGGGAAGCGTCGATACTGCCGCTAATCAACGACCTTGATTTTATTCAGAACAAGAAATCCTGGGGATACCCGTTTCGCGTTGGTTTTTTTGAAATCGGGAAAAAGGATTTCGACCTGATCCGTAAACAAATGCTCAACGATACGCATGAATAA
- a CDS encoding 3-keto-disaccharide hydrolase, whose amino-acid sequence MFSVWNLSLRKPGLLQRWLSLLFIALFSATFPLFAQSSVKAVSLFDGKTLNGWKTVDPAQASWWSVKDSVIHSGDGVNKIPENTYLHTLKEYGDFEFRCLFRLYGDPKTGMINSGIQYRSIIEGTKIIGYQADIGNGYWGDLYDEHRREKLVGGDLRTLKHILKEDGWNSYIIRCKGNHHELYINGVKTCDYIEQDSKIPKKGVIAVQIHSGGVAQVEFRDLTINEF is encoded by the coding sequence ATGTTTTCTGTCTGGAATCTTTCTTTACGTAAACCGGGTCTTTTACAGCGGTGGCTCTCTCTGCTTTTTATTGCTCTGTTTTCAGCTACGTTTCCCCTTTTTGCTCAATCGTCGGTGAAAGCCGTCTCCTTATTTGACGGTAAAACGCTGAACGGCTGGAAAACCGTTGATCCGGCGCAGGCCAGTTGGTGGTCGGTAAAAGACAGCGTAATTCATAGTGGTGATGGTGTTAACAAGATACCGGAAAATACCTACCTACATACGCTTAAGGAGTACGGTGATTTTGAATTTCGTTGCCTGTTCCGGCTCTACGGTGATCCTAAAACGGGGATGATCAACAGCGGCATTCAGTATCGGTCGATTATTGAGGGTACAAAAATCATTGGTTATCAGGCCGATATTGGCAATGGCTATTGGGGTGACCTGTATGACGAACACCGCCGGGAGAAACTGGTTGGTGGTGATCTGCGAACGCTCAAACATATTTTGAAAGAAGACGGCTGGAACAGCTACATCATCCGCTGCAAAGGCAACCATCACGAACTGTATATTAATGGTGTAAAAACCTGCGACTATATAGAGCAGGACAGTAAAATCCCCAAGAAGGGCGTGATTGCCGTCCAGATACACAGCGGTGGTGTAGCCCAGGTTGAATTTAGAGACCTGACGATAAACGAGTTTTAA
- a CDS encoding PVC-type heme-binding CxxCH protein, with protein sequence MPNLRHRIPSAVAAFLLPITLVLAQSPKTKSATPDTAKVDREYALEATMLGFFAKDGARNPTLKANKGDRVRITITNGELMTHDIALEKLGIKSKTLQEKGTKASITFKADKNDTYYCTVPGHRAAGMVGNFEVVEGSVNDATVAGQTPMKNGQPLNLNFETGTLKDWTATGDAFSNPVFGQDDPSPVHEKDMHIGFHGKYFLSSGGTANAKQTGTLTSVPFTVTQPFAAFNVSGGALQDTRVELVQASTNKVIFHSTGQGRATLQPVVVDLQPFLNQDIYIRIIDNETGISQIPYIPHDKWAHINFDDFQFYATRPTFPNELKQKDIIILPPLDPVLNAGLSGIKAAQAMTLPNGFKMTLAASEPDIVKPICFTVDWRGRLWVVESHTYPVPAPEGQGRDKIFIFEDTNGDGTLDSKKVFIEGLNLVSGMEVGMGGVWVGAAPYLLFIPADFKTDKPLGPPQKLLDGWGLEDTHETLNSLRWGPDGWLYGTHGVFTHSNVGKPGAPDSERTKLNAGVWRYHPTTHKFELFAEGTSNPWGLDFNDYGHAFITACVIPHMYHMIQGGRYQRQAGKHFNPYTYDDIKTHADHVHWVGERGPHAGNFRSASAGGGHAHSGAMIYLGNSWPQEYRNDIFMNNINGARFNRDHPARSGTGYVVSHKPDFIVMNDSWSQWLNFKYDASGSVWVIDWYDKNQCHSPNPDVHDKTMGRIFKLSHENDKWVQVDLRKASDMELVKAQLNPNDWYVRQARTILQERGPNKKVHKALKEILTQNPDATRKLRALWALHVTQGLTDKELNDLLSNENEYVRSWAIQLLAEDKTVSPETLKQFTAMAQNDNSAMVRMYLASAMGRIDPGQRWDVLYALVQKAQDKDDHNQPLMLWYATEPLAAVDMKRALDLAQKSKMPKHLNYMIQRIGAINTDDSKKLLKEFNDRVGKLEHSHENHEIQALIAKVLGE encoded by the coding sequence ATGCCTAATCTCCGTCATCGTATACCTTCAGCGGTTGCGGCCTTTTTACTACCCATAACACTTGTTTTAGCCCAATCGCCCAAAACCAAATCTGCGACTCCAGACACGGCAAAAGTCGACCGGGAGTATGCGCTGGAAGCTACTATGCTGGGCTTTTTCGCCAAGGACGGTGCCCGTAATCCCACCCTGAAAGCCAACAAGGGCGACCGGGTCCGCATCACGATCACCAATGGCGAGTTGATGACCCACGATATTGCCCTCGAAAAGCTGGGTATCAAGAGTAAGACGCTTCAGGAAAAGGGCACCAAAGCCAGTATTACCTTCAAAGCGGACAAAAACGACACCTATTACTGCACCGTTCCGGGCCACCGGGCGGCTGGCATGGTCGGTAACTTCGAGGTGGTTGAAGGCTCTGTAAACGATGCCACCGTTGCCGGTCAGACGCCCATGAAAAACGGTCAGCCACTCAACCTGAATTTTGAAACGGGTACGCTGAAAGACTGGACCGCCACCGGCGATGCATTTAGCAACCCGGTTTTCGGGCAGGATGATCCCTCACCTGTGCATGAAAAAGACATGCACATTGGTTTCCACGGGAAGTATTTTCTGAGTAGTGGCGGCACGGCCAATGCCAAACAGACGGGCACCTTAACATCCGTCCCCTTTACGGTCACGCAGCCCTTTGCTGCCTTTAACGTGTCGGGGGGAGCGTTGCAGGATACCCGCGTCGAACTTGTACAGGCCAGTACCAACAAGGTTATTTTTCACAGCACCGGGCAAGGCCGTGCCACGCTTCAGCCCGTTGTGGTTGATTTGCAGCCTTTCCTGAATCAGGATATTTACATCCGCATCATCGACAACGAAACGGGAATTTCGCAGATTCCATACATCCCGCACGACAAATGGGCACACATCAATTTCGATGATTTTCAGTTCTACGCGACTCGTCCAACGTTCCCTAATGAGCTGAAACAGAAAGACATTATTATTCTGCCTCCGCTCGATCCGGTCCTGAACGCAGGCCTTTCGGGCATCAAAGCAGCTCAGGCCATGACCCTGCCCAATGGCTTTAAAATGACGCTGGCCGCTTCGGAACCCGACATTGTGAAACCCATTTGCTTTACGGTAGACTGGCGCGGGCGGCTTTGGGTGGTCGAATCGCACACCTACCCCGTTCCAGCTCCCGAAGGCCAGGGCCGCGATAAGATTTTTATCTTTGAAGATACCAACGGCGACGGCACGCTCGACAGCAAGAAAGTGTTCATCGAAGGGCTAAATCTGGTCAGTGGTATGGAAGTCGGTATGGGTGGTGTGTGGGTCGGTGCCGCTCCCTACCTGCTCTTTATCCCGGCCGATTTCAAAACCGACAAACCGCTGGGGCCACCCCAAAAACTGCTCGATGGCTGGGGGCTTGAAGACACCCACGAAACACTCAACAGTCTGCGTTGGGGTCCCGATGGCTGGCTGTATGGCACTCACGGTGTGTTTACGCACTCCAACGTTGGCAAGCCGGGTGCCCCTGATTCGGAACGGACCAAACTGAATGCGGGCGTCTGGCGTTATCATCCGACCACACACAAGTTCGAACTCTTTGCCGAAGGAACCAGCAACCCCTGGGGACTCGATTTCAACGATTACGGTCATGCGTTCATAACGGCCTGCGTAATTCCGCACATGTACCACATGATTCAGGGCGGGCGTTACCAGCGACAGGCCGGAAAACATTTCAACCCCTATACCTACGACGACATCAAAACCCACGCCGACCATGTGCACTGGGTAGGCGAGCGTGGCCCTCATGCGGGCAATTTTCGGTCGGCCTCGGCGGGTGGTGGTCACGCCCATTCGGGAGCCATGATCTACCTCGGCAATAGCTGGCCACAGGAGTATCGTAACGATATTTTCATGAACAACATCAACGGAGCCCGGTTCAACAGAGACCATCCGGCCCGTTCGGGCACTGGTTATGTGGTGTCGCACAAGCCCGATTTTATTGTCATGAATGATTCGTGGTCGCAGTGGCTCAACTTTAAATACGATGCCAGCGGCTCGGTCTGGGTGATCGACTGGTACGACAAAAACCAGTGCCACAGCCCTAATCCCGACGTACACGACAAAACGATGGGCCGGATATTCAAGCTGAGCCATGAAAATGATAAGTGGGTGCAGGTCGATCTGCGGAAGGCGTCGGATATGGAGCTGGTGAAGGCACAACTGAACCCGAACGACTGGTATGTACGGCAGGCCCGAACCATTTTGCAGGAGCGTGGCCCGAACAAAAAAGTCCATAAGGCGCTGAAAGAGATTCTGACCCAAAACCCCGATGCAACCCGTAAACTACGGGCGCTCTGGGCCTTGCACGTTACGCAGGGGCTAACCGACAAAGAACTGAACGACCTGCTCTCGAACGAAAACGAATATGTACGGAGTTGGGCCATTCAGTTGCTGGCCGAAGACAAAACCGTTTCGCCCGAAACCCTGAAACAGTTTACAGCAATGGCGCAAAACGACAATTCGGCCATGGTTCGGATGTATCTGGCTTCGGCAATGGGTCGAATTGATCCGGGTCAGCGATGGGATGTACTGTATGCCCTCGTGCAAAAGGCGCAGGACAAAGACGATCATAACCAGCCGCTTATGCTGTGGTACGCTACCGAACCGCTGGCCGCTGTCGACATGAAACGGGCGCTGGATCTGGCGCAGAAGTCAAAAATGCCGAAGCATCTGAACTACATGATTCAGCGAATCGGAGCCATCAATACCGACGACTCGAAAAAGCTGCTGAAAGAGTTTAACGATCGCGTGGGCAAGCTCGAACACTCGCACGAGAACCACGAAATTCAGGCATTGATCGCCAAGGTATTGGGTGAATAG